Proteins encoded in a region of the Anguilla anguilla isolate fAngAng1 chromosome 10, fAngAng1.pri, whole genome shotgun sequence genome:
- the LOC118206776 gene encoding protein FAM216A-like isoform X2, whose protein sequence is MRKQVTFVEQNSNGEHLIQHESSRYLATRSAGSCPQRGKYIGSDSQFSGHDTSARGQRRSHFKAPPQQTSEAHQIKTIHIPKSLMAAPFLQHPSLTHGQKRYLYSIANVYSTEHMQRLMKRHYLDVLHHCIRAGARGLGENRTPQFKKKHTSELASKADSRSLDSSKPNRTRQAAGVHSGKVILPSIGYSQKRTASNTSNETGLRMLKTNEHAARNASLKAKRWEGPPEKQEKTEEECLSENMSSLSIEPEETLSEA, encoded by the exons ATGAGAAAACAAGTGACATTCGTGGAACAAAACAGTAACGGAGAACATCTAATCCAGCACGAAAGCAGTCGCTACTTAGCAACGAG GTCTGCAGGATCTTGTCCACAAAGGGGCAAATATATAG GTTCTGACAGTCAGTTCAGTGGTCATGATACCAGTGCGAGAGGCCAGAGAAGATCCCATTTCAAGGCCCCTCCACAGCAGACGTCTGAAGCCCATCAGATTAAAACTATACACATTCCAAAGTCTTTAATGGCTGCTCCATTTTTACAG CATCCAAGCCTGACACATGGGCAAAAACGTTACCTGTACAGCATTGCCAACGTGTACAGCACAGAACATATGCAGAGACTGATGAAAAGACACTACCTCGATGTGTTACACCACTGCATCAGAGCAG GTGCACGTGGATTGGGAGAAAACAGAACTCCACAGTTCAAAAAGAAGCACACATCAGAATTGGCCAGTAAGGCTGATTCCCGATCTCTTGACAGTAGTAAGCCAAACCGAACCAGACAAGCAGCTGGAGTTCATTCTGGGAAGGTCATCCTACCAAGCATTGGCTACAGTCAGAAGAG GACAGCATCCAATACTTCAAATGAAACAGGACTGAGAATgcttaaaacaaatgaacatgcaGCACGAAACGCATCTCTGAAAG CAAAACGATGGGAGGGCCCCCCAGAGAAGCAAGAAAAGACTGAAGAAGAGTGTCTGAGTGAAAACATGAGCTCTCTCTCAATAGAGCCGGAAGAAACCCTCTCAGAGGCCTAA
- the LOC118206776 gene encoding protein FAM216A-like isoform X1, with protein sequence MRKQVTFVEQNSNGEHLIQHESSRYLATRSAGSCPQRGKYIGSDSQFSGHDTSARGQRRSHFKAPPQQTSEAHQIKTIHIPKSLMAAPFLQHPSLTHGQKRYLYSIANVYSTEHMQRLMKRHYLDVLHHCIRAGARGLGENRTPQFKKKHTSELASKADSRSLDSSKPNRTRQAAGVHSGKVILPSIGYSQKRTASNTSNETGLRMLKTNEHAARNASLKAAKRWEGPPEKQEKTEEECLSENMSSLSIEPEETLSEA encoded by the exons ATGAGAAAACAAGTGACATTCGTGGAACAAAACAGTAACGGAGAACATCTAATCCAGCACGAAAGCAGTCGCTACTTAGCAACGAG GTCTGCAGGATCTTGTCCACAAAGGGGCAAATATATAG GTTCTGACAGTCAGTTCAGTGGTCATGATACCAGTGCGAGAGGCCAGAGAAGATCCCATTTCAAGGCCCCTCCACAGCAGACGTCTGAAGCCCATCAGATTAAAACTATACACATTCCAAAGTCTTTAATGGCTGCTCCATTTTTACAG CATCCAAGCCTGACACATGGGCAAAAACGTTACCTGTACAGCATTGCCAACGTGTACAGCACAGAACATATGCAGAGACTGATGAAAAGACACTACCTCGATGTGTTACACCACTGCATCAGAGCAG GTGCACGTGGATTGGGAGAAAACAGAACTCCACAGTTCAAAAAGAAGCACACATCAGAATTGGCCAGTAAGGCTGATTCCCGATCTCTTGACAGTAGTAAGCCAAACCGAACCAGACAAGCAGCTGGAGTTCATTCTGGGAAGGTCATCCTACCAAGCATTGGCTACAGTCAGAAGAG GACAGCATCCAATACTTCAAATGAAACAGGACTGAGAATgcttaaaacaaatgaacatgcaGCACGAAACGCATCTCTGAAAG cagCAAAACGATGGGAGGGCCCCCCAGAGAAGCAAGAAAAGACTGAAGAAGAGTGTCTGAGTGAAAACATGAGCTCTCTCTCAATAGAGCCGGAAGAAACCCTCTCAGAGGCCTAA
- the rad9b gene encoding cell cycle checkpoint control protein RAD9B: protein MKCVIEGNNVKVFGKALHALSRIGNELWLDPLEKGLAVRSVNMAHSAYACFLFSPLFFQQYTQGAELPRDPTNLKCKLAMKSVLPLFRCLATIERNVKRCKISISLPDSRVIFQFFCRHGITKTHNLGFQECEPLQAVFPVHLCPNVLKAQARLLGDIVMHFPVYQEEVTLTLSPMRVNVKNFYEEDKELMKAMHTEMSLNPEEFDYFQVGVDSDITFCLKELRGLLSFAESYCLPVAIHFGLPGKPISFSVVDMVLEASVVLATLADPESRTPSQAPGPQEEARTPGAPGCGGETDSRSPAASQPPVQGDITPRLGPVEQLVASSQGSPVFSGQARMRELLGLHSRAHVDDRGEVRADGGLGSQEPAKTTPAPPATLKFCSLLFAAVSGPQGGGGTAAAPSLARCSDSEEEEGHDAGFDADPRPPESHASAGRREI, encoded by the exons ATGAAATGCGTCATTGAAGGAAACAACGTGAAAG TCTTTGGGAAGGCCCTTCATGCGCTCTCACGCATAGGCAATGAGCTATGGCTGGACCCTCTGGAGAAAGGA TTGGCAGTGAGGTCAGTGAACATGGCCCACTCAGCCTATGCCTGCTTCCTTTTCTCGCCGCTGTTCTTCCAGCAGTACACTCAGGGAGCAGAGCTACCTCGTGACCCCACAAACCTCAAGTGCAAACTGGCCATGAAG TCAGTGCTGCCACTTTTCCGTTGCCTAGCTACCATTGAGCGCAATGTGAAGAGGTGCAAAATATCCATCAGCCTCCCCGACAGCCGAGtgattttccagtttttctgCAGGCATG GTATCACCAAAACACACAATCTGGGTTTCCAGGAGTGTGAGCCCCTCCAGGCTGTCTTCCCAGTCCATCTCTGTCCCAACGTTctaaaggcccaggccag aCTTCTTGGTGACATTGTAATGCACTTTCCTGTCTACCAAGAGGAGGTCACTCTGACACTGTCTCCAATGAGGGTGAACGTGAAGAATTTCTACGAAGAGGATAAGG AGCTCATGAAGGCCATGCACACAGAGATGTCCCTGAACCCGGAGGAGTTTGACTATTTCCAGGTTGGAGTGGACTCTGACATAACCTTCTGTCTGAAGGAGCTGAGG GGGTTGCTGTCTTTCGCTGAGTCCTATTGTCTGCCTGTGGCCATCCACTTTGGATTACCTGGGAA GCCGATATCCTTCTCTGTGGTGGACATGGTGCTGGAGGCGAGCGTGGTGCTAGCCACCCTGGCTGACCCGGAGAGCAGAACCCCCTCCCAGGCTCCAGGCCCCCAGGAGGAGGCCAGGACCCCTGGCGCACCAGG GTGCGGAGGTGAAACAGACTCCCGCAGTCCTGCTGCGTCCCAGCCTCCCGTCCAGGGTGACATCACACCCCGCCTGGGCCCTGTGGAGCAGCTGGTGGCCTCCAGTCAGGGCAGCCCTGTTTTCAGTGGGCAGGCCCGTATGAGAGAGCTCCTCGGCCTCCACAGCAGGGCTCATGTCGATGATCGAGGAGAGGTCAGGGCTGACGGTGGGCTGGGGTCGCAGGAGCCCGCCAAGACTACACCTGCGCCTCCAGCTACCTTGAAG TTCTGCTCCCTGCTCTTCGCTGCCGTGTCCGGGCCGCAGGGTGGCGGCGGCACCGCGGCAGCGCCCAGTCTGGCGCGCTGCAGCGactctgaggaggaggagggacacGACGCGGGATTCGACGCTGACCCACGACCTCCAGAGAGCCACGCCTCCGCAGGACGCAGAGAGATCTGA
- the LOC118206730 gene encoding actin-related protein 2/3 complex subunit 3-B, with amino-acid sequence MPAYHSNLMDSDSKLVGNMALLPLKTQFKGPAPRETKDSDIIDEAIYYFKANVFFKNYEIKNEADRTLIYVTLYISECLKKLQKCSSRGQGEKEMYTLGITNFPIPGEPGFPLNAMYAKPTNKQEEETMRGYLQQIRQETGLRLCDRVFDPQTDKPSKWWICFVKKQFMNKSLSAPGQ; translated from the exons ATGCCG GCTTATCATTCGAATTTGATGGATTCTGACTCAAAGCTGGTGGGGAACATGGCTTTGCTTCCCCTGAAAACCCAGTTTAAAGGTCCCGCTCCCAGAGAGA CCAAAGATTCAGACATCATTGACGAGGCCATCTACTACTTCAAAGCTAACGTATTCTTCAAAAACTATGAAATTAAG AATGAAGCGGACAGAACCCTGATTTACGTGACCCTGTACATTTCGGAATGCCTTAAGAAGTTACAGAAG TGTAGCTCCAGGGGccaaggagagaaagaaatgtacACCTTGGGAATCACAAACTTCCCGATTCCAGGAGAACCAGGTTTCCCTCTCAATGCCATGTATGCCAAGCCCACAAACAAGCAGGAAGAGG AGACCATGAGAGGCTACCTACAGCAGATTCGACAGGAGACGGGTCTGAGGCTGTGCGACCGTGTTTTCGACCCCCAAACGGATAAACCCAGCAAG TGGTGGATTTGCTTTGTGAAGAAACAATTTATGAACAAAAGCCTGTCTGCGCCAGGACAGTAG